The Anas acuta chromosome 1, bAnaAcu1.1, whole genome shotgun sequence genome segment TTCTTCCCCATAACTGTTGGCCATCCTTGAATCATTCTCATAAGAAGCTTGCCCAGCTGTCCCACACTACGGGCAGCGAGTGGTATTAGGGGGATGTCATATCCCCATCTCCTGGGATGAACATTCAGCacatgctgctgccagcaccacaaGGATTTTCATCCTCTAGTGCTGTCAGCCTGTGTCTTTGCCCCACTCACACGTTTGAATCAGATGCAGCAGGTAGGCGAGTGTTGTCTTGCATGAACTCATCCATTTGGGTTTCAGAGGGAATTCTCCATCTCTGCATCAGCCCTGTGGTGCTGCCCAAACCCCTTCCACAGAGCAGGAAAGGCTGAGGTGCAGCAGCAATAAATAACACAGAACAGATGCACTGAATCAACTGTGTCCCTCCACAGTTTTTATAAGCAAGAAGTCTTCCTGCTTCTGCATCCAATTTCCCTTGTCAAGTCACCGTGCCCTGTCTGCAAATTACAATTAATCACTATGGAGACTGTTGCAAAGTCACCAATTTGGGATTAGTGTTTCAGCTGAGCACTAAGCAACAGGTGCTGGGTGGCTTTCTGGAAAGCTTTTTATTCACGCTGATGTGCATTGTCTGAAGGCAAAGAGAGGTTTTCCCTCACAACTAAAAATAAGTGCACAGGCCAGGTGGGATTTCCTGCAGTGGGAAAACCCTCACAACATGGATCAGGCCCCTGTCACTGGTGGAGGCGGTGGGAGTCTGGGCTTGTTTGTCAGAGGAATGTCTGGATTCAGATTCACATGAAAGGTCTCCAATTCTTTGTGCTACAGAGGGTTTCATCCCCACAGGAAACTGTGCTATATTTAAAGCCTTGTGATGGCTCATTCAGGGACTCATCTCCACAAGCAGAGAAGGCAGTGGGAGCTGCGGGTACGCGGCGTCCCCAGGTACGTCTGCAGGGTTGGGTGCAGACAGACCTCACATTCCCATCCCAGGGCTCCCAGCTGCATCTGAACCTGAGGCCAGGTAGCAGCATCAGCACCGTCACACAGGATCTGCTGAGTGAGACGCTGTGCCTTTCAGCAGCTGAGGCAAGCCTGGGtgtgcagcccctggggagaAGCGCTGCCTCTCTGGTCCAAAGTGAAGAATCTGAAATGCAAGAACAAACCCAGGAAAAACCTGGGCTGAGGGGGAAGGGAGCATTTTGCTGTCACTCGCAGGCACAGTGAGTGTGCTACATGCTCTAATCACAGCCCCAGGCCATCTGCCAGCCTCGCTCCTCAAACAGAGAGGCTGGAGCACAAGCATCTCTCATCACTCTACCTATTGCTCCAGGCATGAGCATTGCAGGGGTCAGGCCGCAGTTCTGCTCAGACATGTCTTGGAGCTGAGGCCAGCACATACCTTAGACCCATGACTCCTTTGCTGGTGGCTCCACACATGAAAACTCGGGGACTGCAGTCAGCTGTAGGTAGTTTAAAGTGTCCTTCTGGAGAGCAGACCTAAATATGTCATCTTTTCCACTTGGAAAAGAGGGCACAGCtctgacaaaaagaaaaccctgaGCATCCATGGGATTTGCCAGATTAGAGAGAAACCGTACCACAGCACTGTCAGCTCCTTGCTGAATTCGCACAGACAGCCCTGCCCCGTCCCTGCCCCCTCCACAAGTCAGCGTGACATCGGAGCCGGCGGAGAAGCGGAGCGACAGCCGTGGATAACAACTGCACGGATTTATGCCTCATTTCAGCAGCCTTAAGGAGCTGAATCTACAACCTGACAGGCGCTCTGTGAAGCACCAGTGATGAATAACTGTGTCCAGAGGGATCCCAGGATAGCAAGGCAAGTATTTTTTAACCAGGTGCTGCTGATGCGAAGCCATCAGCACAGCTCCAAGTGAAACTCCCGGTGCTCCCAAAGGCTCTCTTCCTCACCCAGCCGCCACAAAAGGACGGGGGGTCACATCCAGATGCATCCatggataaatatttaaatgaaaagctgtGAAAGGAGCCCCTGGGGCATGGTAATATATCATGCACAAGACAACCAGTCCTGCTCTGGAGCTCTGCTTTGCCCCAGTTCCATTTCCATGGATGTACAGTAAAGACAGCAGATGTAGACCCCAAATAATCCTCCCACTTCCCTTTCCTGGTGGTTTCTTGATAGGACAGACACTGAAATATCTGCCGAGATTGCCACAGTGCAGTTTTGGCTGTGAGGCACACCGAGTCCCTCCCCaaggggaggctgcagagcccacctcctcctgcttctgccCAGAGGCACCTGAGCCCAGGGGGACACACACGGCAGAAGAGAAACCCATAACACAGCTGCTGGAATGGATAAGGCATGGCTTTAAAAGCAGCAGTTCCAACTATTTTCCAAGCTCATGAAGGATAACTGGTTTCAGTTTTGGGAAAGGGACCAGACGCATTCTCATTTTATCTAAACCATGCCCTCAGATGTGGGCCATGGGTCACTGAGGTTGCAGTAGCCCCAGATGTCCTTGGGGCTTTTCCCTGCTACATGTTCCTTCAAAATGAAGAGGTCATGCTGGCATCAGAACTGGCCTAACAGAAGCCTGGGAGAACAAAAACCACTGGTGAGGCAAAGAGCTGTCTTTCTTTTATGTACTGTGATACacttacacacacaaaacaagtgTTTTCCTCCTGGTTCTGGGCagtttttgctgatttttttttaaagtcttttttctctgaattgttTCACTCTGTTATAGGAAATAATGactaaataataattattcAGACATGTTTCTGCATATGAAATTCTCTTGGCTACACGGCATCATCCAGGACACATTGTTTTGGTAGCTTTATATTCTCAAACACTCTCACTGCCTAGGCATCAGCGTTTTTTCACATGGGGTTTTGCACCCAGCCACCCAGTGCAGTTGCCAGAGCGCCAAGACTGCAGAAATGTTAATAGCAGTGATACCTTTCAGAGATTTGGGAGAGAAGCACTGGTAACCTGTCACAGCTACCACCACGCACTGACAAAGCTCGGCTCCATTCCTGCCAACTGTGATTACACCTTAGCACAGGCTCGCTGTGTCCTTGTTCTCCCACACACAGGAAACAGAGATTTTGCTGCCTCTGGGGACATGCACATGAAGTATTGAGCAAGGTCTGCTACAAGGGCTGAGGCAGACCCCTTACTGAAGCAAGCATGTGCAGAGATTTGTGCACTTTCACATCTGAAACCTGTTTTCACATTGAGACAAAGAACAAAGcctttgatttctgtttgtgAGCTGTCCTGAAAGGTCCCACCTGGGAGAAGAGCATCTGGGGGTGCAGTTCTGCAGGACCTGGCTttggctgtgggagctgggaggggacagggacccTGCACTCCACTTctgccctcctgtcccctctCTTAAATGAGAAACTGTCTGGGCTAAGGGAGCTGCTCTAGCTGAAAACCAGCCTGGCAAAtaagttaattatttttcagctggGTCAGCTCCTGAAGTCATTCCTTGTGAAGTGCCAAAAAAACAGCCCCAGGGTGGGAGAGGGCAGAAAACAAgtcagcagagctggagggggGTGATGGGCTGGAGAAGAAAGAGTTGGGAgatccagctgcagccctgctttcGAGAGGTTCAAGCTATGGGAGAATTGCTTCTTATCTACTTGTTGTCTTCCCTCTGCCTGCcactctgtgtttgtttttcttagttaATAATTAGTGCAGTGACTCTAGGAGAGAGCAAAACATGGCTGTCTGTTGAGATGGCTTCTAACAAGCCTTTGCTGCATGTAACCACACGCACCGACATGGGGCTTATCCATGATCAGTAGTATAGAGCTGGCTGAAGGCTAAAGTTACATTTTCCCACCtaacataaaaaataagcaCATATGAAGGACATCTCTACCTGCTCTGTGCTAAAAAGCAGGCATTCAGCAGTTCTTTCAGAGACACAGATTATACCCTGAGGTCGTTTGTGCAAACACAACCTCTCTCTTCAGGACACTCAATCTCCGAGGGAAGTGTCACTTATTAACTTCTCCTTTGGCATTTCCCAGGCTCCATTTGCCTCCAGCGGCTCCTGAGGCACCACAGACAGGCTCAATTTGACGGGTAAGCGTGGGTGAGTGGTTTGCAGTGAGGACATCCCATGTCACCTGCCAAGCAACACCCATCGGCCTAGACATCCACTGCTGGAAGCTGCACCTCTTGCCTAGGAGATGCCCACCATCAGGCACTCACCAGTCTGCATATAGCACGTATCTAGGTCAAGGCatgagctgcagggagggagcccCATGGAGCCCTTGTTAATTTTCACATAGGAACAATTTGATTTTGTGCTTTCTCCTGAGGATAAGCTGCATATTTGATGCTGGGCGAGAAATGGTAAATACTGCCCTGAGCTAGCACAGAAGTTGCAAAAAGCATGCAGAAACATAGGATCATAggatcacagaatatcctgagttggaaggaccCACcagaatcatcaagtccaattcttggctccacacaggatCACCCAAACTttagaccatgtgtctgagagcattgtccaaacgcttcttgtaCTCTgtaggctcagtgctgtgaccgctgccctggggagcctgtcccagtgcccaagcaccctctgggtgcagaagctttccctaacccccagcctgaccctgccctgccccagctccatgccgtgccctcgggtcctgtcgctgtccccagagagcagagctcagcgcctgcccctccgctcccctcctgagggagctgcaggctgccatgaggcctcccctcagcctgctctgctgggggctgagcaaaccaggggagctcagccgctcctcacacgTTTTGCCCTCTAGACCTTCTATTTACCATTTCCCTAGCTTCCTTTGGACGCTCTCTAACAGCTCTATGTACTTCTTAttttgtggcacccaaaactgcacacagtgcttgaggtgaagccacatcagtgcagagcagagcagagcagagcaggacaatccttTCCCTCAGCTGGCTAGGAATGCCgtgcctgatgcagcccagggtatggGTGGCCCTCCTGGCCGCAGGGTACGCTGTTGATACCTATTCAACTTGCCACTGACCACAGTGCCCAGAtcccttgctgcagggctgctcatcCCCCACTCTGGATGCATAGGCAATGTTGCCCCAACCTACACGTAGGTGAAGAATCTGTCGCTTGTCCCTGTTAAACTTCATACGTCAGTGATTGCCTGGCACTCGGACTTGTCAAGATCTCGCCACAAGGCCTGTCTATACACAAGGGAGCTCACATCTCCTCGTAGTTAGTATGATTTGCAAACTTAGGATTTATTCCATCCATAGTGCATCCAGACACTACCTCTACATCgaacctttcctttccaaaaagggGCCCATTTGACCCTGTAGAGAGGGGTGTGATTTAAAAGGCTTGGAGAACGTCACTGGTTTTGTTGAGTTGCTTTCCACACTGctaaaatatcaaatcaaaGCATAGGAAGCCAATCAAAGAAACAAGGGCTTGTACATCTACTCTGTTATGTCATCAGCAAAATCTGTATAGGTTTTATTCTGGTTggacctgcagagcagcctctgggaGACTGCTGACCTTGAGGAGCATCGCCTGGGTACACAGCTATTCCCTTGCAGAAGCGGTGCTGTGGAAATCACAGAGCATTTTCAAGGAGTGGCAGGAAACTAGGAAGAGATTGCTACATTCTTTAGTTCACATTGCTCGGGCAActgatttccctccccagctggaaAACGTAGAGGGACATCAAGGAGGCCAGAAGGGAGCTATCACacggggaaggggaagcaaggTCTAGGGAAGAAGCCATCCCCTTTCAACACAGCTTTATGTGCTTCTTTGGAGTGGAAACACCCGTGGTACAGCACCAGCAACAAGTGCTGGGCAGCAACATCTGCTCTGGCCGTTCCACTGTGATGTCACTGTGGTGACTGCGGGTGTCACGGTGATGTTCAAGCATCTCCCACCAGAACGCCCAGACAGACCAGCTGGGTCTCACTTGCTGACTGGCAGGACGAAGACCGAGCTGGCCACTGAAATGGCTTCAGGCGGAAGTTTCAGTGAAGAtgagacaaaagaaattaaaagggagCCGCTTCCAGCAGAAACTTCACCCGTTGCTGCTCCAGACAAGCCGGTTGAATCCTCAGAGTCCCCTTCTGCTGAGCCTCCGGGACAGGATGGAGGAGCAGCTTCTGATGGTGCTGCAGCATCAAtagagggaggaaaggattgCCCAGCTTCCACTGATAACCGTGAGAGCAGACGCGGTAGTTCTTCTGAGGAGCGTGCTGTCAAGACCAatgtcttctccttcctcagttTCCCAAAGAAACTGTGGTACCTAGTTGAAAGCAACGAGTTTAAGACCATTTGGTGGGGTCGCTGTGGAAACTGTATTGTGATCGATGAGGAAATGTTTAAAGTAGAAGTGCTGGGAAGGACCGGGCCGCAGAAAATTTTTGAGACTGGCAATATGAAGAGTTTCATTCGTCAACTTAACCTGTACGGATTCACCAAAATGAAATGGGACTTCCAAAGATCTGCCTCGCTTCCCGAATTCCTGGCAGaagaagatgcattttctgctcatAGGAAGGTACATCACTTGCTCCGCACATGAACCAACACTCACGATATTCTAGTGGGAGATAGGGGGGGTTAAATAAAGTAGGCCTTGGCAATAGAGGAGGTGAGGACGACAGTAAATGTTCTAAACTTAATGTCTTTCTCAGGCTGGTGTCGAGGTATTTGTCAGGTGGCATTGATGAGTGGTAGAAATGTGGATACACTATATTTGGGTTATACTCAATGAGTTTAAATTAATGGagtggaaatataaataaattgggCTATGAGGAGTCTACTCAGTTTAATATAGTTGCAAGATCTCTTGCTGTGCAATATCTGAATTCTTGTTTCAACTGTAGGATGCACATTAGCAGGGTAGTCTTACCTTTACCTCTATGTTAATGCTACGCAGAAGCATCTGTCGAGTCGTGGTACCTGGGTTTCTCAATCAacgattttttattatttttgggaAATGGTAGCAACTAACTCTcctcctttgcctttttttagtTACTCCTCTACCACAACCCCAACTTCAAGAGGTATTCTCCCCACCTGCTCATCAACTGCAATCGCCGTGCCGCCCTGAAGAGGAAAGCCACGGCTGCCCCTGCAACACAGGCGGATCTGGATGCAaagtgccccagcagcagcagctcaggcatcCAGCATGGGCGGGGAGCAGATGCTGGGCAGGAGAAGGACGGGatggaaaaagctgcagaagaagacACGCAgacagcagcccccccagggtcccctcTCCCAAAGCGCCAGGcaaaagcccccccccaggctagCGGTGCCCATCCAGCCTCATGCACGgatgctccctccctgccaggccccgctgcagaggcagcaggcagggacaatCAACAGCCTCCGGCctccccccagctgccagcacgcagcagccagagcccacCTGCCTCTCCTACTCCCACACGGTACCACTTTCTGCCTCTCATGGGACCCGCCTTGCCACCTATGCACCGAAACGCGGCAGCTGCGCGCTTTCCCGGGGCTGCCAGACCTCCCTTGCGTCCACTTGCAAGTcccgggctggcagcagcctctgccacgGCCATGCCAAATCCACCCGACTGgcagccctcagcacccccacACTGCCCAACTTGCACCTGCGGCTCAGACAGGACAGCTGCAGGCGATGGGCTGGCACCCTAGCGCAGGACCCACTAGCGCAGGGATAGCAGGAAGAGCGGCACCCACTTCCAGGTTCAGAGTTGTTCAGAGTTGTTCACAGTTCATAGGCTGATTGTTCTGAAAATAGTTGTTTGCATAATAAACCTTTTACAGTTCTCCTGTgtccatttattattattatatacatttttatggtgTAACCTCAGAttgagtttgcttttctttcctcagaaggAAGGACAAGCAACTGTTCTGACATCAATGTGATGGTTTTCTGTAACAGCCAAGCTCTAGGTACTTAGCTGTAGAGAGTAAAAGACTGGCTAATGTTGGCATGCTGCATGCACCGAGGATGCTCTTCCTAACAATGACTTCTGAGGGCAAGTTGAGAAAGTCTaattaaataacagcattttaattagaGAAGACTCAGAAAGGGAATGTCACCTTCATAGTAGGATGAATGCTTACAAGGGAAAGGCCCTACATTGCCAGG includes the following:
- the LOC137850193 gene encoding heat shock transcription factor, X-linked-like, which produces MFKHLPPERPDRPAGSHLLTGRTKTELATEMASGGSFSEDETKEIKREPLPAETSPVAAPDKPVESSESPSAEPPGQDGGAASDGAAASIEGGKDCPASTDNRESRRGSSSEERAVKTNVFSFLSFPKKLWYLVESNEFKTIWWGRCGNCIVIDEEMFKVEVLGRTGPQKIFETGNMKSFIRQLNLYGFTKMKWDFQRSASLPEFLAEEDAFSAHRKLLLYHNPNFKRYSPHLLINCNRRAALKRKATAAPATQADLDAKCPSSSSSGIQHGRGADAGQEKDGMEKAAEEDTQTAAPPGSPLPKRQAKAPPQASGAHPASCTDAPSLPGPAAEAAGRDNQQPPASPQLPARSSQSPPASPTPTRYHFLPLMGPALPPMHRNAAAARFPGAARPPLRPLASPGLAAASATAMPNPPDWQPSAPPHCPTCTCGSDRTAAGDGLAP